In Phyllopteryx taeniolatus isolate TA_2022b chromosome 22, UOR_Ptae_1.2, whole genome shotgun sequence, the DNA window caacagccaatcatagtgcagcgctgcgtgtcctggagccagtcatattggagcagggcgtgttctGTCTCGAAACTACGTGGGAATCCGAAAGACGCTCCCCCGGGTGGTTGCACCGGAAGAACCGCCCACGCCACTGCCTAGACGTGCGTAGTTCATTACGTCACTTCCTCTTTCTGTGTGGCTGTGATCGAGACAAGATGAAGGCGTCCGGCACTGTACGTACAAATGTTCATTTACGACTCACCGGCCGACCAAACGCGAGGTCCGCCTGTCGATGTTGTTTGATAACCAAGCGCGCGTCTTATTAGTTAGCGCACGTGTGTTCAAACTTGCTCCTCAGTGGACATTTTCAGCTTTTTCGTTTCGGTGTTTTCACTTCCAACATGGCGTCACCGTCGGTGTCCACATGGTGCCGACGAAGGTACAAAAAAGTTCCCGTAGTTTTGCTTCTATGACttccaaaaaaatgcacatttgttttttcgGCTAGAAAAAACCAGGCCAGCTCGAGCTAACTGAATGGTACGGAAGCTAATGCTGCTAACAGTTACGTTGTATTTTCCTTCACGTTCGTAAACGTGAAAACGTTTTGAAAGTGAGTATTagccaacctttattgagacaaggcccagatttcacattttagaaaaatCACCACCAAACACATTAATGTCCAACAAAGTACACTCACCGAAGTAAAGTGGTTGGTGATTTTGGTAGAGCatgtaatttgtcattttttgcctAATTGGCACTATTTTTGCACTGCAAAACCGCTACCAAACTCTTATGCTGACTTTTTAAGTTGTCTTGATTTCCTTTTTGAACTGTGCTTAGGTACATTTCCTGGAACCCCTTTTCTTAGGTTCAGTTTAGCTCTTTCCCCCAGTTGTCTATGTGGAAAGAAAGTTGCAAAGAAAGAACTTCAGCGCTGCGTGCACGACAAATGAACATCTCCAATCTTACGTTTTCTGCTCCTCATTATACATTGCAAGCATTGATGGATGAACAGAGACCTGTTGTGATGTCGTTGAGCGTTTCCCAACCTTAACTGAGTCAGGCGCGAAATTTAGAAAAGTGTCACGCCACCGAACTGCAAAGTGTGCAGCACTAGCGTAATAGCGAGATTGCTTAAGTCCTGTTTACCTTTCTGTCACAatcaataataatgatgattaaaaaaaaaaattaaaaaaaaagcctcaaaatgtttttttcttttttttttgtcagtgtagATTGTTCATCATCATCGAGCTCATATATGTCAAagtcaggcccgggggccaaatttggcccatgatgtcattatatttggcccgcaagaccatatcaaatgtgtactagagctggcccgccagtatatagcgcACGTGCCACTAATAttccaaatcccagaatgctttgctagtgtgtcgGCCCATCAGTCGAGACCGCCGAGCGCCCCTTCCCGtactgttgcagtcgttagcaactatgctaccggtCTCCCCTTCCCGAAAACGGTTGACTTCCAAGACGGGTgagaggcagattgtctgttcgcAAAAGTTGAATTGAGGCAACGAACGTACGAAAAAGAGTCACAAAGCACTGGCAATTATGCTGTGAGGTTAACGATGTACCGAAATAAGCGAGCTGAGGGCAGAAGAGTGTTGCAATGTGCCGGAGGTATTGATGGATGGCGCATTTGCAGTGAATCAATGTTTTCTGTTTTCCGCGGGACGCCTGACGATTTGCGGTTGGGAAACGCTGCCGCCGTGTCGAGCGGGGGCCATCTCGCCGTTTgttgacgacgacgacggctcCGTGTTGTGATTTTTGCAAAACGTCCGCAGCCAAACCCAAAGGTCGCACTCTGCCGGTGGTGCGACCCAGTCAGGCGTGCGCACAGCGAGCGTCGGCCTCGTCGCCTTCCGCCGCCGCTCCGGTGCGGCCGGAAGTGAATCTGAGGCCGCACACGTCCCCGTCGCGTCATGCCGCGCGCGCGTCTTCTGTGCGTCCGTGCGCGTGACTTGTGTTTTGCCGGCGCTCCAGCTGCGAGAGTACAAGGTGATCGGGCGTCTGCTGCCGTCGCCCAAGAACCCGACGCCCCCGCTCTACCGCATGCGCATTTTTGCGCCCAACCACGTGGTGGCCAAGTCACGCTTCTGGTACTTCGTGTCCCAGctgaggaagatgaagaaggcGTCCGGGGAGACCGTCTACTGTGGCCTGGTACGTCCTCGTCGTCATAGCGGCGACCGCTCCTTCGGAAAGCTGGCGTGAacacgtgtgcgtgcgtgcagaaATACATTGTGCTTTTTCTGCTCCCTTTCCCTCCCTCGCCTCGTTTCCGCCTGCGAACATCCCTTTTGCCAAAGCCTGCTTTCTTtccctccatccctccatctttgACCTGCTCGTCCTTCTTTTAGTCACTGTCGCTTCCTTTCctcgttattttatttttctttccttttctgaCGCTTTGTTGCCTTTTGTTCCTCGCTTCCTTTgaccttttcctttttttttttttttttaacacctgtATCTTTCTTTGTGCATCCTTCTGTCTTTTCGCTCGAGTCCGTTTTCCTCCCTTAGCTTATTCCTCCCACCTCGGACCTCCTCTTTTCGTCCTTCCTAATGTCACTTTTCCATCTGAATTTCTGTACTtaaacctgctttccacctttTTTGCCCTTCCCTGCAGCCTTCCTTCCTTGATTCCATCCTTGCTTCCTTCCCTTTGCTTCAAATGTCCTTCCTTCCCGTCGGGACGACGTTTTCGATTGCTTGTGTTcagacaaatgttttgttttgtgttgttttcatcCGAGGTAAAGAGAAGTTCTTCAGCCGTCGACGAAAGCGTCAGACAACTAAGAGAACTTCTTTTCACCccctctccaaaaaaaaagcaacttgtCGTCGGAACACAAGCAATCGAAAATGTATCCGACAAAGTTGACGAGGAGCTCTGTCAGTCTGCCTTCGTGCACTTTGTTCCTGAGCCAAATGGTTCGCATTATCGGCGGGCCAGCGTAAAACGCAACTTCAGCGTCGAGttatttttgccgtgtgcgaaCGTGACAAAGTTGTCCTTCAGGTCCACGAGAAGACGCCCCTGAAGGTGAAGAACTTCGGCATCTGGCTGCGTTACGACTCGCGTAGCGGCACGCACAACATGTATCGCGAGTACCGGGACCTGACCACCTCCGGAGCCGTCACTCAGTGCTGTGAGTCCCGCGCCCCCGGAACTCCCGCCCCCGCTTTCGCGCGTCTCTGATCGTCCGTCTCCccgcagaccgcgacatgggtGCCCGGCATCGCGCCCGCGCCCACTCGATCCAGATCATGAAGGTGCAGGTGATCCCCGCCAGCAAGTGTCGCAGGCCCGCCATCAAGCAGTTCCACGTGAGTGTCGCCGTCGCGTTTTTGCCAGAGGCGGGCCGCCCCGGTCTCGCGAAAACCCGCCAGATGAAATGTCCGGCCGGGTTTCGTTTCCCTCGACTGACCCGAATGTGGTTGTGGTCCCGCAGGACTCCAAGATCAAGTTCCCGCTGCCCCATCGGGTCCTGCGCCGTCAGCACAAGCCTCGCTTCACCACCAAGAGACCCAACACCTTCTTCTAGACTCGGCGCTCCAAAGACAAATAAAGTTGTGCTCCTGCTTTGGAACTTGCCTCATCCCGCCTCCTTTTTCGGCCAATCGGTTTGAGCGCCGCTTGCGCCGGTTTTCCATGCGGTCGGTTTTATCGGgggacttttattattattattcgaaatgtaattgttgatgCTGGTCTCGCTTGAGCGCGACGACCGCTGGGCTCGAGGCGGACCGACAGACGTCATTTGCGGCGATGAACGATTTTGACTTCAACGAAACCGAAATCAAAGTCAAGCCCGGCCCAGAATTGAACCCGCGACCTCGGCAGAGCGGGAGTGAAGTCGGCCTCGAACGAGAATTGTGCGTGGCGACGTTGGCGCCGCCAAAATCCTCTcggaaataaaacacaaaacattggaaaaaGAAATGGTACGTCGGAGGCTTTAACAAAgttacatttgatttatttcacACAGATATGACAAAAATGTCGGCCAAACCGGTTGCATTGTGCCAGGTCTTTTTAGCACGAAGGCCGACGGGGGGCGAATCGGAAGACGaccaaataacattttaacagcgCGTGTCATCGGGAAGTGTGACGCGTGTAAAAGCGAACGACAAATCCGAATCCGCTTTAGTGACCAGAATGTGGTAAGACACGCAAGGAATTTGGCtgcggtcgttggagccgctctcgtgcGACGGCCAGAACATTTCGGACATTAAAAacaacgaggaggaggagagagtcactgagcaatggaAGTGGAGCGCCGGTGTGGTGATGCTTGACGATGTCGTCAGGGCAATTGCGCAAATGGCGCTCGTGCGCTTTCAAGTGACGACCGGTGCGaccgattgtgcaaatggtgcagagaaacaacaatgcaaataaaacGGTGAGTGGACAATCAAGACTGACATTCAGGACAAATTAAGAATGCCGAATTCAAGAAAATGTCCTTCCTCTGAGTTCACTGCTTGCATTTGatgccttttttcttcttttctttgcgGACTCTGTGAATCAGTCATCGTATTTGGCCAAACTCCAACACGGCAACGAACGCGCACTTCACCAAACGGCGAGTCTTCTCACGTCGTCCGTGcacttttgtcaaaacaaaGAAGTCGCTCAATCTCATCTTGACTTGATTTTCTTCGACTTCTTGGTGTCTCAAGCGGAAATTCAAGTCCCACTCCGATTGGACTTCTTGCTCTGTGTGAGTGctgggatgatgatgatgatgatgaaaatcaAATAGACAAATATCATTTATATTTGGTATGTAGTATTAATACACAACATATTTGGATGTATTCATAATATGTACCAGTAGGTAGCGGTCGTGCGCCGAAATCGCTTTTTGCCAAGCGTCACGCATCGCaagcgaagaagaagaagttggtCTTCCGGGTCGCTGAACCGGAAGTGAAGGGAGCAGCAGACACGCCGCACGGCAGCAGCGAAGCACGCTGACGTTTGTGCACTTTCTCCAGCCGCCGCGAGACGCTCGAACGCCGCCGAGGGAGACGAAGCTCGTGAGAATAAGGTCAGCTTTCACACCGGAGCCGTCGCGTGTTTTTCAGCCACACGCCGAGCGGACTTTGCGGTCCGAGGAGGAGGACGGAAATCACGCGTCGCAAAtccatttcagcctctcaactgtAAATATTCTCCAATTTCTGTCGTCcgccatgaaagcagactgaaaaaaaaaccaacatgaacaaacatttttcttttattttaggaaacatttttgccgattttcggTCGGATGTTACGGAGCACCATCGAAActgaatcatcatcaatttatctttgtgtattttggaagTGTTCTGTTTTTGTATAGCTGGATTTTTTGTAATAGATCCCATTCATcgatgaattgaaaaaaataatcgacagattaaAAGAATCGTCATTTGCAGCCTgagttgagaggctgaaattggaCCATTTTTACTTCGACAAGGTCTCccaacgattaatcgatgatcGTAATAGTCATCGATGATTTTGGTGATCAATGAGTTGTTAGCGTTGAAGGTGTTTTCAGCTGCGTTTCCTCTCGCCAGCCAACTGGTGAGACAATGTTGCGCCATCTGCACGATGAGATGAGCGGCGCTAATGTCAACGACACATTTTCTGCTGTgtcaacaacaagaacaacacaAATCGACAGACAGCACCGCAGAAATTTGAAGAACGCGACcctttaatacattttcattgattgATTGTCTTTATCTCTAATGTGTATGtaagccattaaaaagtaaacattgtGGAGTAAGATAAAACAAAGGCAAAAATAGGCATTCTGCAAATAACTCGAACTCGAAACAATTTTCCAGAACGTTGTAGAAAGATTTGCTTTGGCGCACCGAAGGTTGGCAAAGAGTGAGGAATCTCTTCTGGCGAGAGTGAGCACGGTTTGttcaaaaagagaacaaaaaaaattaattttttcgtttttgtgtgtgtgtctgtgtgtgtgtgtgcgccggCGTTGCGGTCCAGATGGTAGGAAGCCGCGCGAGGCGGCCACACAGGAGCGTAGCCCGAGACCGCGCGAGCTAACCCGCCGACGGCCTGCCGGTCTGTCGCCGTCATGGACGAGGAGGCCCTGCTGGGGCTCGACCCCAACGCCGACGCCCCCTACCGCCAGAGGGtcagacgcacgcacgcacgcacgcacttttCACACAATTGTCTGGGTGACCTCACGATATCAAAATTGGACAAAGCAAATCCAGGAAGTGTGCTCGAAGAGGGTCAGTCGAGTGTCACGAAGGCACGAGTTCATTTCGATGTTTGCGCCCAATGCGACGCCTCTCCGATGACTTCAGTACAATTTGTACTTTTTCATATGTGACCCGGGCGTCTTTGCGATGCGGATGTAGATGGCATCCGTCTTGGACTCGCGAGTCGCGCGCATCCGACCGAAGCGGCATCGAAAGGCGACAAACGTCGCAACTGTTGGACAAAAGAGACACGCCACAAAACGGCGGATGAAGTGACGGaaaaaagatgctttacaactgacaaatacaagaaaatgttggctgccGCTGCAAAAAAACGGGCCAAGCACGATATTCTTTGAAAAAGTGGCGATGTGAAATAATCCAGGGTCAGTGTCGGGAAAggtcattttcttcatttcatcGTTCCCAAAATGAactttgaaatgaaaatttCTCTGCCCCCAAAATGTCGCCGACGGGTTGATTGCCCTGGAAATGCCGGCGTTTCATTTGggccattcagtccacacgagTTGCCGGCTGCAGCGTTCCAGCTCCAAAAcgtgttttctaaaaaaaaaaaaagaggaattcAAACTCAAACAGGACTTTTGGCCCGAAAGCAGCGCAGTGTGACAGGAACGACGGCGAAAGGACAACGGTGACTGCCTTTCTCACGGTTCTGGCTGACGGAATgatgagaaaatattttcatatctACTCTTGCATGACCAAACAAAATGAAttccatcaccatcatcatcatcgcagtgttttaaatgatacaaataATCCGTTTCCGAGGACTCCACGTTGACGATGATGTACATTcccagtgtccctgaacgcaccgcgAGCACTCCCGAGTTTGAATTCTGAAGAGCGACAtgggaaatgcagcaggtgcaCATTCTTCCTCTGAGACGTCCAAACGGCAAAAATCTCTcgcgattggtccgttttagtcactcGCTATGACGTAATCGCCGTTCCTGCCGGTTCGCGTAGCGCCTATGCCGCCGCCTTCTCCATCGATTCTGCGCCATcattaaacgcatcatctggtcatcgaGGTCCATTTGTTGGAGAAGattctgttccacggtcgccgtTGTTGTTGCTTCGTTCCTTGTTGCGGAAAGGGACGTCAATAGGCGGGCGTTAAAAACGCAGAGGAAACGCCACCCTGCGGCGTCCCGGCCGATGCTCGCCGTAGCGACATCCCCGAATTGCAGCGCACTTTCCAAACAGAGCCCGTGGCTTGCGCTCGAGcgtaaaggcaaactgcgtgcgggatagccgcagcgACGATAAAGAAACCTCGACTTCTCGGGTTTGCGTGATGTCGCCGGCGAAATCGTGCTTGTTTTGGGGTTGAAGCCAAAATCTTATCCTGCGTGTGAGCGGAGCTAAAGCTGAAGGTGCGGCGTGCGTGTCCGTCAGGCGATGGCGTACTTCGAGCAGCTCAAGGAGTCGCAGGACGCATGGGAGGTGTGTGCGCAGGCCCTCGCCAAAGGACTCTACAGGTCAGCGTGTGTGCGTGGCTGCGTGTTGAGCGGCAGTGAGTGGCGTGATgacgtgtgtgttttgtttccagtgatgaccacgtcaagtttttttgcTTCCAAGTTTTGGAGCATCAGATCAAGTTCAGGTGAGGCggggcagggggcggggggggcgggGCAGGGGGCGGACGGGCGTCTTTTGACCTTGGACGTCCTTTTTGTTTGCGCGGCAGACACGCGGCG includes these proteins:
- the rpl18a gene encoding large ribosomal subunit protein eL20 isoform X2; translation: MKASGTLREYKVIGRLLPSPKNPTPPLYRMRIFAPNHVVAKSRFWYFVSQLRKMKKASGETVYCGLVHEKTPLKVKNFGIWLRYDSRSGTHNMYREYRDLTTSGAVTQCYRDMGARHRARAHSIQIMKVQVIPASKCRRPAIKQFHDSKIKFPLPHRVLRRQHKPRFTTKRPNTFF
- the rpl18a gene encoding large ribosomal subunit protein eL20 isoform X1; translation: MVPTKLREYKVIGRLLPSPKNPTPPLYRMRIFAPNHVVAKSRFWYFVSQLRKMKKASGETVYCGLVHEKTPLKVKNFGIWLRYDSRSGTHNMYREYRDLTTSGAVTQCYRDMGARHRARAHSIQIMKVQVIPASKCRRPAIKQFHDSKIKFPLPHRVLRRQHKPRFTTKRPNTFF